The following are encoded in a window of Carya illinoinensis cultivar Pawnee chromosome 15, C.illinoinensisPawnee_v1, whole genome shotgun sequence genomic DNA:
- the LOC122296993 gene encoding class V chitinase-like, with amino-acid sequence MASSASPVVVKAGYSFFGPDLNRQEAEIPSELFTHLYAGFAVVDKDGQLNIPEPYSELFGGFSKTVQVRNPRVKTLLSIGGEGADLSAVVANRDSRAHLITDSIDLAKKFGFDGLDLCWLYPSKANQKEPLASLLIEWRSALDLDFKKTKKPANNLLLTAAVFHHPGIPGTDGKITFDYPTQALSDNLDWINVQAIDFYTPSNSSERTGPVHAWKTRPMDMQNRCGIKSARPATNKLTPMAYRDIQEELRRGTYETVYDKEYYAVYSHKINGEGWICYDDGLCIFEKVSKAIDDKLGGYFAWRVGADDVNWTLSRSN; translated from the exons ATGGCTTCCAGTGCTAGTCCTGTCGTTGTGAAAGCTGGCTATTCGTTTTTCGGGCCTGACTTGAACCGGCAAGAAGCAGAAATACCTTCCGAACTCTTCACACATCTTTATGCTGGCTTTGCCGTGGTCGACAAGGATGGCCAGCTCAATATCCCTGAACCATACTCGGAACTATTCGGAGGCTTCTCTAAAACCGTTCAAGTACGAAACCCTAGGGTGAAAACTCTTTTATCCATCGGTGGTGAAGGCGCTGACCTATCTGCTGTGGTGGCAAATAGAGACAGTCGTGCACATCTCATAACGGACTCCATAGATCTAGCCAAGAAGTTCGGTTTTGATGGCCTGGACCTCTGCTGGCTGTACCCCTCCAAAGCCAACCAGAAGGAACCACTTGCCTCGCTCCTCATTGAATGGCGATCTGCCCTGGACTTAGACTTCAAGAAGACAAAGAAGCCAGCTAATAATTTGCTTCTTACTGCGGCGGTGTTTCATCACCCTGGCATTCCTGGTACAGACGGTAAAATTACTTTTGATTATCCCACTCAGGCTCTTTCTGACAACTTGGACTGGATCAACGTACAGGCCATTGACTTCTATACTCCCTCCAACTCAAGCGAGAGGACTGGACCGGTTCATGCATGGAAGACTCGACCTATGGATATGCAAAACAGGTGCGGAATTAAGT CGGCTCGTCCAGCAACTAATAAACTCACGCCCATGGCCTACAGAGATATCCAGGAGGAACTCCGGCGGGGTACTTATGAAACCGTGTATGATAAGGAGTATTATGCTGTTTACTCGCATAAAATTAATGGGGAGGGATGGATTTGTTATGATGATGGATTGTGCATCTTTGAAAAGGTTAGCAAGGCAATTGACGATAAATTGGGCGGTTACTTTGCATGGCGTGTGGGCGCCGACGACGTCAACTGGACTCTTTCTCGTTCAAATTAG